The genome window CGCGCTGCTGAAGGCCGAGCTGGACTCCCTCGCCGCCAAACACCACTCGCCCAGGTTCTGGGCCAAAGAGGTTGCATAGTGCTGCTCGCTCATCCTGCTTCTGACACCACTCCTGTCTCTGCCCTCCGTCCGCCGCTCTTCCCCGGCATCCCGCCGCACCTGCGGACGCTCTGCTTCGTCGACCTGGAGACGACGGGGTTGGATGCCTCCCGTCACGAGGTGCTGGAGGTGGCGGTGCTGCGCGTCGACGCCCGCAGCCTCAAGGTGCTGGCGGAGTACGAGGCCCGCGTGAAGCCCACCCGGCTGGCCGACGCGCACCCCGAAGCCCTGGCCGTGTGCG of Myxococcus xanthus contains these proteins:
- a CDS encoding 3'-5' exonuclease, which translates into the protein MLLAHPASDTTPVSALRPPLFPGIPPHLRTLCFVDLETTGLDASRHEVLEVAVLRVDARSLKVLAEYEARVKPTRLADAHPEALAVCGYSDEEWRDALPLQEVLATVTPLLAGTLVAGHNTSFDWGFLVESYRRSELA